The window aaccgccgaacgacgcgctagagctcaaaacgtccggtcggatcgttacactataatatttgcttacaaattatattatttaataatttatggtataaaataattatatattaaattatatgtgatgaatatgtaaaaaagaaaaaaagaaataatttctttaataaaaataagaaaatacaatttaaataaaatataataatataatattaaaaagAGAGATgaatataaaatgaaatattcTTTTTTGAAGTAAAGATGAGGTAATAGTTGGAGTAACTTTATTCCATTTTGTAGGAGAAAATTGAGTCGGGGTTGGAGACGACCTAAGCAACCTACAACCAATAATTTGAATCCAAAAATTGATTTAAAAAAAAGGGAAAACAATTCAAACTACTGCAAAACCACCATAAAAACTACTGCACCAAAAGAAAATGTTCATGAAAAGAATAAATCCCCAGATACTCTCACACCAACTAGCCAACTCCTAGAACATATCAATTTAAACTCCACCGACATACGAAGACACCATGCTGCCCGAAAACTTAGACGACCCCATGATCCAACCATGGCCATTGTCCCCTACACACCACCAACCAACTCCTCATTCCGAAACCCCACCACCAAACACCTACGAGACCGTCACAGAATCTTATTAGCTGACTCCTACTCTCACAGAAAATCAAGAATTTATTTTTTGTGCAAGGCACCTAGCAAGTCAACGAAGTCTCAATGAACATCCGAGCTCGACCGGTGACTACCCCAAAACAATATGTAGTTGTGTACTGTCGAAACCGATTCTCGATCATAATGACTGATCGAGACGATGATGTCTCGACCAAAGGGTATCCACTTGACAAGCTCGAACGAATTCCGGAGTAGGGGCATCGAGTTTCAAGCTATAAAGACCGATCAACGGCAAaattcgatatcattatcgagcccgtatcCGTATCGAGCAACGAGCAACACTGACCGACACAGGCCtcgaatatcgatgccccaaaATAGAATCGAGTTCGAACCAAGACCGGGGGATTTGATCCAACACCGAGCTCGAGCTAGTACCGAgttcgcagacaaaagccgttacaaccgcaccaagggagagaatctctgcGGGAATCAAAGAATatacaaaccatcatgggtcctccactatatgtattattttattatgttattgTAAATAAAGTGGTGACCCTGTATTATAAAAAAGAGGCAAGACTTTGTAATAGATAGATTTTCATTCAACAGACATTAAGTTTTCCCAAGCCCTTGTTTTTCTCTATTTACTCAGTTTTTCCTGTTCATCACTCCCATTTTACAGTGAAAATCCTTGTATTGTGATTTTTGTATCAAAGGAATTTGCgcatccttagaaccatatctaaatttgaCGTtgtccgatttttcgggtaaatagtttggcgcccaccgtggggctaagggtaatagTGATTGTGTGATACAAATCTACaatacactccagcttacaactaaAAACCAGcaatggctctacctatcgacctcaaagccggccttcaagatgaaaccaacaacttggcgccCGGGGCCGAAAGGTTACCTAATGATgacaacgaggctcgaatcgaagaaccCGACTTTCGAGCCGAAGCACCATTGGacatcaattcacaaatagctctagaagtGAATCAGCGTTCCGAGCCAAAAAGAAGCGTTCAGGGCGATactcgacccatagcccgagacacccataacacgggggaaatcggggtcagcttgcgtatgattttcaaaatgctacaagcccaacaagtagcgatagctcagttacagagccaaactgaTATGCAAAGCAGGCCGAACTCCAATCCACTTCTTCGAGAAaccacccccagaacggagcccgccattATGAAATCAAACGAGCGAGAATCAGGCACCGCTCCTGAAATTGCCAaattactcgaggaactcacaaaacgcgtcgaagccaatgacaaaaaagtgAACACATATAACGCTagagtcgatcaaatcccgggggctccgccaatgataaaagggctagattcaaAATAATTCATACAAAGGCCCTTTCCCTCGAGCGCGGACCCAAAACCAATCCCAAAAAAAATCTGTATCcccgaaattctcaaatataatggtacgaccgatcctaacgaacacgtcacctcctaTACGTGttccatcaaaggcaacgatttagaggatgatgagatctaaTCCGTGTTGCTAAAAaggttcggagagaccctcgcaaagggagcaatgatctggtatcacaacttaccaccaaattccattgattcatttgtcatgttagcagattcattcgtaaaagtgcatgctggtgccataaaggtagCAACaagaaaatcggaccttttcaaagtaaaacaatgGGGTAAcaaaatgctgagggaattcatgtcccgatttcaaatggaacgtatggatttgccaccggtcacagacgattgggctgtacaAGCTTTCACCAAAGGGTTGAAtgggctaagttcgacagcatcacattgGCTGAAACAAAatctgatcgagtatccagcaataacttgggcagatgtacacaaccggtaccaatcaaaaatcagggttgaAGATGATCAATTGATACCAACCGTACGTCACAGATCGGATGAAAAACGGTTCAGCACGTGATACGGTTCAGAACAGCCGCAAGACtgatcgggggcaaaattctTGGGAACTTATGAGAAAGAGCAGTTTTGATAGATACGCTgatcctatagaagttcctcgattatcgaaatataacttcaacattgatacatctgccatcgtatcggccatcggaggcatcaaagacaccaggtggcctcgacccatgcagaccgatcctgcccaaaggaatcccaatcaaattttcaaatatcatggcacgcatggccaCAAAATGGAAGATTGTaggcaattaagagaggaagtagcccgcttatttaatAAAGGataccttcgggaatttctgagtgatagggcgaagaaccatttcaagaacaaggaattcggcaagcaaaacgagctagaagaaccg is drawn from Nicotiana tomentosiformis chromosome 12, ASM39032v3, whole genome shotgun sequence and contains these coding sequences:
- the LOC138902303 gene encoding uncharacterized protein — protein: MIWYHNLPPNSIDSFVMLADSFVKVHAGAIKVATRKSDLFKVKQWGNKMLREFMSRFQMERMDLPPVTDDWAVQAFTKGLNGLSSTASHWLKQNLIEYPAITWADVHNRYQSKIRVEDDQLIPTVRHRSDEKRFST